The following coding sequences lie in one Pelecanus crispus isolate bPelCri1 chromosome 9, bPelCri1.pri, whole genome shotgun sequence genomic window:
- the SPACA9 gene encoding sperm acrosome-associated protein 9, which produces MNEVKEALRNIEQNYKLFLQQQFTFIGALQHTRENAHDMIRPVASINQVQSYMDHHCNNSTDRRILNMFLNICSDLSKLCHKLETMHSGNNTTNGILERCKLLLSHSNDLSAIRAKYPHDVVNHLSCDEAKNRYGGVVSLIPIVLDCMKEWVAHIEKLPRHVLYNVSGGSALSEKRAPQDAPARAAISQTPPSVHLKAETSTNNKDNVQVQGSKHVRKKNLNNTENHSGKIKGPWKPPGRHAF; this is translated from the exons ATGAACGAGGTAAAGGAGGCTCTAAGAAACATAGAGCAGAACTACAAgctcttcctgcagcagcagtttaCGTTTATCGGAGCACTGCAACACACCCGAGAGAATGCACATGACATGATCAGACCTGTGGCAAGCATCAACCAG GTACAGTCTTACATGGACCATCACTGTAACAATTCCACGGACAGGCGTATCCTCAACATGTTCCTAAACATCTGCAGCGATCTAAGCAAGCTCTGCCACAAGCTGGAAACCATGCATTCTGGTAACAACACAACCAATGGCATTTTAGAGAGATGcaagctgctcctcagccacaGCAACGATCTGAGCGCCATCCGAGCTAA ATACCCCCATGACGTTGTGAATCACCTGAGCTGTGACGAAGCAAAGAATCGTTATGGAGGTGTGGTGAGCCTCATCCCCATCGTTCTAGACTGCATGAAGGAGTGGGTAGCCCACATTGAGAAGCTGCCACGGCACGTGCTGTATAATGTGAGTGGTGGAAGTGCTCTCTCCGAGAAGAGGGCACCCCAGGATGCACCAGCTAGGGCAGCCATTTCCCAAACACCACCTTCTGTGCACCTCAAAGCTGAGACCTCAACTAATAACAAAGATAATGTACAAGTGCAGGGGAGTAAGCATGTCCGAAAGAAGAACctaaataacacagaaaatcacAGTGGGAAAATTAAAGGTCCCTGGAAACCACCAGGTAGACATGCCTTTTAA